Below is a window of Jonesiaceae bacterium BS-20 DNA.
CGCTCGATCTCGTTGCCCAAAATGTTATGGATGACATCAGCGAGATTTACGCGGTGCACTGCGAACCCAAGATCGACGCCGGCATCATCGGTACCCGGATCGGCCCGATAACGTCCGCGTGCGACACCATCACCGTGACCGTCAGTTCCTCGGGAGGGCACACCTCTCGACCGCACCTAACCGGGGACGTTGTGTACGCACTCGGTGAGATCATCACCGAAGTCCCAGCCGTGCTGGGCCGCCGGCTCGACCCGCGCTCGGGTGTCAATCTAACGTGGGGATCTGTTCAAGCGGGCTCTGCACCCAACGCAATTCCGGCATCGGGAATTATTACCGGAACTTTACGCTGCCTCGACGTTAGCGCGTGGGAACAAGCTGCGGAGTTGCTGACCAACACCACCAAACTAGTCGCAGCCGCATACGGGGTAGACGTAGCCGTCCACCACCAGCGCGGGGTGCCACCGGTAGTCAACCACGAGGACTGCACCCTCAACTTGGAAGAGGCGGCGCGGGACACACTGGGTCCCCAGGCTGTGGTTCTGACGGAGCAATCGCTTGGCGGCGAAGACTTTGCCTGGTACTTGACCAAGGCCAACGGTGCCCTTGCACGGTTGGGGACCCGTACCCCGGGCGGAAAATCTTACGATATTCACCGCTCTGACCTCATCATTGACGAATCTGCGATCGCAGCAGGGGTAGGCATGCTGGCGCGGGTGGCCGGCCGCTAACTCCAATTGTCCACGTGTTTGACATATAAATCTCAGAAACTGGACTCGATGCGAGAAAACTCCAAAAATTCGGTGTCCGCGCAATCCGACACCGAATTGTTATCGTTTAGTTACTGGACGTTAACGGCTTAACGTCTAGAGTTACTTACATAATCCCCGTCGTACTCTGAAGGGGTGGAAGTACCGCTGAACTGCCAATAGGCATCTCGCCTCGGCAACGCAAGATGAAGCTGCACCCGATGCATCTTTTAATCTGCATAGTTGTCTTTTCCCAACTCGCATACAGGAGAACTTAAAGTGAAGAAGTTCGCAAAGATTGCTGCTATCGGTGCAGCCGCCGCATTGACGCTGGCCGGTTGTGGCACCGCACCAGATGAGACCCCATCCAAATCCCCTGAGGCAACCTCAACAGACTCCGCCGAGCCAACACCTACCGACAAGGTCGACTTCCTCGGTTGCATGGTTTCCGACTTCGGTGGATTCGATGACAAGTCCTTCAATGAGACGTCATACAACGGACTCAAGCGTGCTGAGACAGAACTTGGCATCACCATGAAAGTTGCCGAGTCAACCGACGCGAGCGACTACCCGGTCAACATCAACGCAATGGTCCAAGAGGGCTGTGACATCATCGTCAACGTCGGGTTTGGACTTGCGGACGACACACTGGATGCCGCAATCAAGAACCCAGACACGAACTTTGCACTGGTGGACTCGGGCGTCAGTGAACCACAAGATAACGTCAAGGCCTTGCTCTTTAACACCCAAGAGGCTGCTTTCCTTGCCGGCTACGTAGCCGCAGGCGTGACCAAGACTGGCACCGTAGCGACGTTCGGTGGAATGGCATTCCCATCTGTGACGATCTTTATGGATGGATTTGTTGACGGCGTCGCCGCTTACAACGAAGCCAATGGAACGGACGTGAAGGCCATTGGATGGGACAAGGAAACCCAGAAGGGCTCCATGACCGAGACCTTTGATGAGATCGGTGCGGGCAAGACCATGAGCGAAGACCTTATTAACCAAGGTGCCGACATCATCATGCCGGTCGCTGGCCCGGTTGGTGCAGGCGCTCTGGCAGCGGCAAGTGAAAAGGAAGGCATCTACGTCATTGGCGTAGACTCCGACTTCTTTGTTGAGCACCCTCAGTACCAGGACTACGTGCTCACCTCCGTCATGAAGGCTATGGACCTTGCGGTATTCGAAACCGTTCAGTCCGCCATGAAGGGCGAATTTAGCGCAGAGACCTACGTTGGAACACTGGCTAATGGAGGTGTGGCACTTGCTGAATTCCACAACCTTGACAGCCTAGTATCCGACGATGTCAAGAAGGACGTCGAAGACCTCAAGGCGAAGATCATTTCCGGCGAACTAGTGATTGAGTCACCAAGTGCCACGGAAGTCAACTAGCAACTGACGCAGAAGTACAATCTTGATGTGTGTGGCCCCGGGTATTAAGCCGGGGCCACATCCGTCAGGTTGGATATTGAGTCCCGTGCGCACCGAAGCGCACACGTACTGCACACTTGCACAGGCGCGGAAGGCGTAAGGGCATGAAGCTGGAACTACGCGGCATCACTAAGAAATTTGGTTCCTTCACTGCCAATGACCAAATTGACTTGGTTATTGAAGAGGGCGAAATCCACGCTCTGCTGGGGGAGAACGGTGCGGGTAAGAGCACCTTGATGAACGTGATTTATGGTCTGTATGACGCAGATGAGGGTCAACTCCTAATTGATGATCAGGAGGAAAGTTTCTCGGGCCCGGGCGATGCGATGGCTGCCGGAATTGGAATGGTTCACCAGCACTTTATGCTGGTACCGGTTTTCACCGTGGCCGAGAACGTTATCCTAGGGTTTGAGCCCACCGGCAAGACAGGCATCATTAGTCTAAAAGAAGCTCGCCGCCGGGTTAAGGAGATCTCAGACAAATTTGGATTCAACGTTGATCCAGATGCACGGGTAGAGGATCTGCCGGTTGGAGTTCAGCAGCGTGTCGAGATTATCAAGGCGCTCTCGCGTGATGCCCAAGTCCTGATTTTGGATGAGCCCACGGCCGTTTTGACACCTCAGGAAACTGACGAGCTCATTGAGATCATGCGGCAATTGAAAGCGAATGGGACTTCGATCGTCTTCATCACCCACAAATTGCGTGAGGTCAAAGCCGTCGCTGATCGAATTACCGTTATTCGGCGCGGCAAGGTTGTTGGGACCCAGAGTCCGGATGCCTCGGAGACTGAGCTGGCATCTGCGATGGTTGGCCGCAGCGTCAACCTAGGGGTAGACAAGGAGACCGCAAAGGTGGGCGATGTCCGGCTCAAGATCCGTGATTTGTCGCTGCTAGCTGACAACGGTGTTCCGGTTCTACAAAATATTGATCTAGATGTTGCTGCCGGGGAAATCTTGGCAATTGCGGGTGTCCAAGGAAATGGCCAAACCGAGATTACCGAGACCATCTTGGGGATGCACCCAAAGGCTTTCGGGTCAATTGAACTTAACGGCGCACAGATTTTGGGTAACTCCATTAAGGAGGTGCTGAACCAAGGAATAGGCTTTGTTCCCGAAGACCGCTCCAAGGATGGCATGATTGCCGAGTTCACAATCGAGGAGAACTTGATCCTTGACGTCTTTGATCAGCCCCCCTTTGCTAAAGGATGGGGCATTCAACAAGATGTGGTCGCCAAAAATGCGGCAAAGTACATAGACCTTTTCGATGTACGGACTCAGTCTGCAAAATCGCTGGGCTCTCAACTCTCCGGCGGAAACCAGCAAAAAGTAGTATTGGCGCGGGAAATGTCACGCCCACTGCAACTCTTTATCGCATCCCAGCCCACTCGAGGGCTTGACGTCGGATCGATCGAATTTGTGCACAAGCGCATTGTGTCCGAACGCGACGTAGGAACCGCTGTCATCATTGTCTCGACCGAGCTAGATGAGGTTTTGGCTTTAGCAGACCGGATCGCGATCATGTACGAGGGAAAGATAGTAGGCATAGTTGGCCCAGAGACCAGCCGAGACGTGCTTGGTTTGATGATGGCTGGACTTTCTCTAGAGGAAGCGCAGGAGCAGGCAGCGAAGCATACAACTGCTCTCGGGCAAGCCGACAAAGCAAGTGATAACCCAATTGGAGGCGCACTGTGAGTATTTCAGCACCGAGCACGGCGGCTCCCAAAGATGAGTCCCCGCAGAAGCCGAAGGAAACGCGCTTTAGTGGTGTCCTGCGGGAAATTACCCAAAGTAACGCAACCGTAGTTTTCCTTGCAATCGTAGCCGCACTGCTATTGGCCGCAGTGCTGGTAGCAGCAGCAAGTTCTGAGGTTCAGCGCACGGCCGGCTACCTTTTTGCCCGCCCAACCGACTTCTTTGGCGCAGTTTGGGACGCAGTAGGTGGGGCGTACTACTCACTGTTCCGTGGTGCAATCTTTGATCCGCAGGCAAAAGACTTTACCCGGATGATTAAGCCAATTACCGAAACATTGACTTCGTCAACACCGCTGATCTTTGCGGGGCTGGGATTGGGTATTGGATTTAGGTCCGGAATCTTCAACATTGGTGCCCAGGGGCAGGTTATCTTGGGGGCGGTCTTCTCCGGTTTCATCGGGTTTACCTTCCAGCTGCCATTCGGCGTGCACATGCTAGTTGCCATGATCGGTGGGTTGCTGGCTGGAGCCTTTTGGGGTGGTATCGCCGGTTTCCTCAAAGCAAGATTTGGTGCCAACGAGGTTATCGTCACGATCATGTTGAACTCGATCGCAGGGTTCCTCATGTCCTATCTCCTGACAACATCGGCGTTTATCCGACCGGGCAGCAATAATCCAATCTCTCAGCGTGTCCATGACACCGCAATGTTCCCAAACCTGTTGGGCGATCCGTTCCGCCTCCACTTAGGGTTTGTGTTTGCGCTGCTAGCGGCGTGGGCGGTTTGGTGGCTCATGGAGCGCTCAACCCTGGGATTCAAGTTCCGTGCGGTGGGCTTCAACGCCGATGCCGCTAGAACCGCCGGTATCAAGGTCAGTGCTACCTACCTGTACGTCATGCTCGTCTCTGGTGCACTAGCTGGCCTCGGTGGAGTAGCCCAGTCGCTAGGAACCGAGGGAGCACTTCAAGAAGGCGTTGCCGGGTCGATTGGTTTTGATGCGATTACGGTTGCCTTGTTGGGCAGGTCGCGGCCGCTAGGCATTGTTGGTGCAGCACTACTTTTTGGTGCGCTGCGGGCAGGTTCACCGCTCATGCAGGCCGCAAGTAACACGCCGATTGATATTGTTCAGGTTGTTCAGGCCCTGGTAGTTCTCCTCATTGCCGCGCCACCGCTGGTGCGAGCCATGTTCCGTCTACCCGTTCCTGCTAAGGAGGTTCAAGCATGAGTTCGACGACTCTTTCCCCCGTGCAGCCAAGAGAGCTAGTGCACAATGTGCAACCTGCGATTTCTTGGAAGGCTCCTATTGCCTACGCGGTGATTGGTGTGTTGTGTTTGGTTGCTTTTGCCTTCGGTTCAGGAGCGCAAGACACCACCACATTCCAACTATCCACGGGACGCGACACATTCAAAATCGCTCCAATTGAGATGGGCTCGCGTTCGGTAGCAATGACCCTGAGCGTGATGGTGCTCGTATTGGCTGGTCTAGCAGCGTACGGTGCGGTCAAACGCATCCGGTTTGGGGCTTGGTTACCAACTTTGGTTGGGTTGCTATCGATTCTTGCTTTCCTTGTGTGGGCTGCAGCAGGTAAAGATGGTTCGATGCCGCTGCCACAGTTGCTAGGTACGGGAATCATTTTGGCAGTCCCGCTTGGCTTCGGAGCCATGTCCGGACTAATCTGTGAACGAGTTGGCATCATCAACATCGCGATTGAAGGCCAACTCCTTGCAGGAGCCTTTGCAGCCGCTGTATCTGCGACTCTATTGGGTAACCCGTATGTTGCTCTGGTTGCCGCACCAATTGCCGGAGCGCTGGTAGCGGTATTACTAGCATTCTTCACAATCAAGTATCACGTTGATCAGATTGTGGTCGGTGTGGTCTTGAACGTGTTGGTAGTTGGTGTCACTAGTTATCTATTTTCTACGGTTCTCAAAGAGAACAAGGCAACTTGGAATACCCCACCCACCTTGCCAACAATCGAGATACCACTATTGAGTGATATCCCGGTGATTGGCTCGGTCTTGTTCAACCAAAACATCCTCGTGTACTTGATGTTCATCTTTGTCATTGTGTTGCAGTTTCTGTTGTTCCGCAGCCGGTGGGGCCTACGCCTTCGTTCGGTTGGGGAACACCCTAAGGCCGCGGACACCGTGGGCATCAACGTCATCAGGACCCGTTGGATTAACACCATGGTTGGTGGCGCCGTTGCCGGGCTGGGAGGGGCCTCCTTCACCGTGGCCCTCGGGTTGGGCTTTGGTAAGGAAATGACCGGTGGCAAGGGATATATTGCTTTGGCGGCAATGATTCTAGGCCGATGGAACCCTAACGGAGCGCTGGCTGCAGCATTGTTCTTTGGCTTTGCAGAAGGTTTACGCGGCACCCTGTCCGTGGTGGGAACCCCCGTGCCCACTCAGTTCCTTGCGATGCTGCCGTACCTAGCTACAATCTTTGCGGTTGCGGGTCTGGTTGGAAAAGTTAAGGCTCCTGCAGCTGAAGGCGTTCCTTACATTAAGTAGGGTTACGCAAGCTGCTTTTGGGTGGCCCACGCGACAGGCGTGGGCCACCACCCCATATGGTTTTTCCGCGCGGTTCCAGCACATAAGAGTTAAGCGCTTGATGGACCGTATTCGAATCATTAGCCGCGTTGCAACACATTGAGTTTGGGAGGAAATGAATGTCACGAGCACAAGCATTAGCCCAAGACATTGACTGGAGCGCACTGCGATTAGCCGCGCTGGAAGTTATGAAAAAGGCCTACGTGCCATATTCCAACTTTCCCGTTGGAGCGGCGGGCCTAGCCCATGACGGGCGGATTGTGGCCGGGTGCAACGTAGAGAACGCCGGCTACGGGGTCACCCTGTGCGCTGAGTGTGGACTTATCTCAGATCTTGTGGCCACGGGAGGCGGACCCCTCGTCGCCTTCGTATGTGTCGATGGCAACGGAGATGTGCTCATGCCATGTGGGCGCTGCCGCCAACTGTTATGGGAACACGGTGGACCAGACCTTGTTTTGGACACTGTCAGCGGTTTCAAAACGATGGATCAGGTCCTTCCGGACGCATTTGGACCCTCAGACTTGAAAGAAAGAGCTAAAAAATGACTGCAAAACCAGCTGCAAATGCGTTTGACGCCGTAGACATCATCCGGGCCAAGCGAGACGGACAAGAGCTGAGCCGCGACCAGATTAACTGGGTTATTGACGCTTACACGCATGACTTGGTGCCCGACTACCAGATGGCAGCGCTGAACATGGCAATTCTCCTCAACGGAATGGACCGCACGGAGATTGCCACCTGGACATCAGCGATGATCGCCTCGGGTGAGACCATGGATTTCTCTGCACTGCGTTGGCCAACCTCTGACAAACACTCAACCGGCGGTGTGGGAGACAAGATCACCTTGCCGCTCGCGCCCTTGGTCGCCGTGTTTGATGTAGCGGTCCCACAACTTTCCGGGCGGGGCCTTGGCCACACGGGAGGTACCCTAGACAAACTTGAGGCGATCTCGGGCTGGCAAGCGGCCATGAGCAACGAACAGATGATGGCCCAGCTGGACTCCGTTGGCGCCGTCATCTGTCAGGCGGGATCGGGCTTGGCCCCGGCAGACCGCAAGCTGTATGCACTACGGGACGTGACCGGCACGGTTGAGGCTATTCCGCTCATTGCATCCTCAATCATGAGCAAGAAGATCGCTGAAGGCACCGGTGCGCTCGTGCTTGATGTTAAAGCCGGCTCAGGAGCCTTCATGAAAAACCAGGATCTGGCACGCGAGTTGGCCCGGACCATGGTAGATCTTGGAAAGGATGCTGGTGTGCACACCGTGGCGCTCATGACCAACATGGATGTTCCCCTCGGGCTCACGGTGGGTAATGCACTTGAAGTGCGAGAGTCGATCGAGGTGCTTGCCGGTGGTGGGCCAAAGGACGTTGTTGACCTGACCGTTGCCCTTGCCGTTGAGATGCTCTTGGGTGCAAAGAAAGACGTTTCCGAGCAAGAAGTCCGGGCGGCACTCAACGATGGCCGAGCCATGGATAAGTGGCGTGCCATGATCGCTGCCCAAGGCGGCGACAATGATGCTCCGTTGCCGGTTGGCAAGGAATCACACCAGATTGTTGCCGAACGTGACGGTCTGCTTACCTCTCTCGATGCCATGGACGTGGGCGTTGCGTCCTGGCGCTTAGGAGCTGGGCGAGCACAGAAAAATGCGCCAGTTCAGGCCGGTGCCGGAATTGAAATTCACGCGAAGCCGGGTCAACAGGTAACCAAGGGACAACCCTTGATGACTCTGTACACCGATACCCCGGATCGTTTTGAACGAGCAATCGAATCGGCTACCAACGCGGTTGGCATTGGAAACGTTGGCGACACGATTACCGGTGAACGGTTGATTTTGGATCGCATTGAGTGATCTGCCGCTCTATGGTTAGAGAACACTACCAATTTTAACTGTGAGGGCATGTCTTGGCGGGTTCAAGTTTTCAATTGACCACTTTTCTGTATGGACTCGGTGGTGGGCGCAGGCGAATTCCGGCTGCGCCCACCCTCAAGCAAACCAGAACCGGGTTGCTGCCAGTAGCTGAAGGACGGGTTGAACTTGTTGGTCAAGATTCCACTTGCCACGCTGTCCAATATGATTTCACCTCATGCGGCAGCGCTGCCGGAGCTATCGCTTTAGCCGACGTAAATGAGTCTCTAGCTCAGTGGCTGCAAGGACATGAACCGGATCTGCCGGAGGGCCTAGCCAAGTTGGAGATGCCATCCGTCCCACTCGATACTGGTGGTCGGTTCGAGTGGTTGCAAAAGAACTTGAAACAGATTAGTAACCACCGGGCGCTTGGGCCGTTTACCTGGCCCAGTGGTGCTGGAACCCCACCGTGGGGTGCAAAAAGGGTCATGAGTCTTGGGTCGGGAGTTCGATACATCGACCGTATGGTGGTAAACACCTCCATGCGCCAGCGTGAGCGGACCCTTACCGCTGCGGCGGTTGCGGCAGACCTCGGATACCCGGTCCTGCTGTATGTCGGTGGGGACAGTTCAAAGGGCTGGAAGACCGCCGTTCCGCGCCACGTTGTGGTGCTGCACGGCGGACCAGCACCCATCGAGGAGACCGAGGGTTTTCTTGATGACCTGGACACGGAGGCTCGGCTGACCAAGATGGCCCGGGAAATCAAAGACAGACTACAGGCGGCACGGGGTGAGGTTTTTGACCCGAGTCTGCTCATCTATGACCCGGCGACAGGCACCAACACTGCAGTAACTATGAAGCAACTCATGAGCAACTCCGTACCTGCAACCGCATTGGGTGGTTGGCCGCACATTGTGTGGATGGTACTTCCGGTACAACGCTAGAGGGAGAAAAACGTGACTACCAACTTGGCAGTGACCCGAGAACAGCTCTTAGCCCTGCCCAAAGTTGTTCTGCACGATCACCTAGATGGGGGACTACGACCCCAAACAATTATTGACCTAGCCGCTGAGATTGGGCACGTCCTTCCTCATGACACCGCCACCGAGTTGGGTGCTTGGTTTGTCGCTGCGGCAGACTCGGGGTCACTTGAACGCTACCTCGAAACGTTTGAGCACACCGTTGCGGTCATGCAGACGCGTCATGGGTTGATTCGAGTAGCCCAAGAGATGGTAGCTGACATGGTTGCCGACGGCGTGATCTACGCTGAGTCTAGGTGGGCGCCCGAGCAACATGTGGCCGGGGGACTCACAATGCAGCAGGCCGTAGACGCCGTCCAGGAAGGTATTGCAGCGGGGGTTGCGCAAGCAGCAGCAGATGGACAATTTATTGAGGTCCATCAGATCCTAGCCGCGATGCGCCACCTTGATCGCTGGGACGAGGTTTCCGACTTAGCTTTGGCCAATAGGGAACGAGGCGTGTGTGGGTTTGATATTGCCGGCCCTGAAGTTGGCTTCTTGCCGGATAGGTTTGCCCAAGTATGGCAAAAATTAGCGCTTGCGAATTTTCCGGTGACCATCCACGCTGGTGAAGAACCCGGGATTGACTCCATAAGCCGGGCGGTGCACGTGGGCCAGGCCAGTCGCCTTGGCCACGGCGCGTATTTGAGTGCGGATATCACGGGTTTGGGAACAGAAAACGCACGGTTAGGGCCGCTGGCAAATTGGGTACGGGACGCTCAGATACCACTTGAGGTTTGTCCGTGTTCCAATCTTCAAACGGGCGTGGCCGCAACGATTGCGGAACACCCCATTACTGCGCTGCGCGACCTCGACTTTGCGGTGACGATCAACACCGACAACCGCCTCATGTCCGGCACTTCGATGACCAATGAGATGTTCCGGTTGGTTAGTGAGGCCGGATGGACCGTTGCAGATCTTTGTGACGTCACATTGGCGGCGGCGTGGGGTGCTTTTATCCACCATGACCAACGCCATGCACTGGGCCAGCGGATCTTGGCTGGCTTTGAACAAGACTCGAACTAACAATTTCTAACGGACCTAGGAGCTTTCATGTCACAAGATTTACGGGCGCAGGTAGCCAAGATGGTTGACCACACCCTACTCAAGCCAGAATCCACCCCGGCAGATGTTGCTGCGTTGATCGCAGAGGCAGCAGACTTAGGTGTCTACTCGGTCTGTGTTTCACCATCCCAACTCCCCGTCCAGATCCCACAAGGCTCGGGCGTGCTTGTGGCAACGGTCGTCGGGTTCCCATCCGGTGCTGTCAAGAGCTCGGTCAAAGCCGTCGAGGCCGCCCAAGCCGTTGCCGATGGGGCCGACGAGGTGGACATGGTCATCAATCTTGGCGCGGTCAAAGCCGGCGATTGGGACCTGGTGCAAAGTGACATCAAGGCGGTTCGTGATGGCGCACCAAAACCGACCGTGCTCAAAGTCATTATTGAATCGGCAGCCCTGACAGATGACGAGATAGTGCGTGCCTGTGAGGCCAGCGAGGCTGCAGGTGCCGACTTTGTCAAGACCTCAACCGGATTCCACAGCGCCGGTGGGGCCTCTGAACACGCAATTAAACTCATGGCCCAGACAGTTGGTACCCGTCTTGGTATCAAGGCGTCCGGAGGAGTGCGCGATGGCGCCACCGCCCGCAAGATGATTGCGGCCGGAGCTACCCGCCTGGGTCTTTCCGGAACCGCAGGGGTCTTGGACTCCCTCGATGACCAGGCTCAGGATCAGTCCGCTGGGTCAACCGGATACTAGGGGACCGGAGCTTCACATGAGCCGAACCCGTTAGTGCAGGTCATGAGTTTGCCCACAACTTCAGTTAACCCCTCTTAGTTAAGTTAGGCTAGCCTAAGTAACTAGGAGGGGTTCTTGTGAGTAATGAATCTGTACAGCACGCCGCATCCGACTTCAGGATTGCGCCGGTACGTAACAAGGATGGTTTTACTGCCCGGGTAACGGGTTCGCGCAGGCTTAGCGACCAATTGATCCGCGTCACGTTTGCGAGCCCAGAAATTGGTTCCGCAGACTTCTCTGTGTGCACGGACCGCTACGTAAAGCTCAGGTTTCTGCTCGATGGCAAACCCGTCCGGCGCTCGTATACGGTTCGTAACTTTGACAAGCAAGCGTGCACACTAGACATCGATTTTGTGGTGCACGGGGATCACGGTGTTGCAGGGCCTTGGGCTCAGAATGCCCAACCCGGCGACGAACTCGAATTTAGCGGTGTTGGCGGCGGGTACCACCCGGCACCGCATGCACCGTGGCACCTGCTCATAGGTGACGAGTCCGCTCTACCCGCGATTGCCGCAGCGCTCGAGCAAATCCCGGCTGGGGCCAAGGTCCACACGTTCCTTGAGATCGCAGACTCGTCCCAGCGTATTGAGCTGGCTCACCCAGACTCGGTCACTTGGTTGTCGCGCACGAGCGAAGACAACGAAGTACAACCCTTTGGCAAGGTGTTGGCCCAGGCCGTCATGGACTACGAGTTGCCGGATGAGCCCGGCCACGTGTTCTTACACGGTGAG
It encodes the following:
- a CDS encoding amidohydrolase — translated: MTSKNSARITELTQALQDELIAIRRDIHAHPELARAEKRTTALLAERLRQAGLYPRLLKGTGLTCDIGPSVEETGLELIGLRADIDALPLQESSGLPFASTNPGVSHSCGHDVHATVVLGAGLVLAQLAQEGKLARGVRLLFQPAEEVQPGGALDLVAQNVMDDISEIYAVHCEPKIDAGIIGTRIGPITSACDTITVTVSSSGGHTSRPHLTGDVVYALGEIITEVPAVLGRRLDPRSGVNLTWGSVQAGSAPNAIPASGIITGTLRCLDVSAWEQAAELLTNTTKLVAAAYGVDVAVHHQRGVPPVVNHEDCTLNLEEAARDTLGPQAVVLTEQSLGGEDFAWYLTKANGALARLGTRTPGGKSYDIHRSDLIIDESAIAAGVGMLARVAGR
- a CDS encoding thymidine phosphorylase, with product MTAKPAANAFDAVDIIRAKRDGQELSRDQINWVIDAYTHDLVPDYQMAALNMAILLNGMDRTEIATWTSAMIASGETMDFSALRWPTSDKHSTGGVGDKITLPLAPLVAVFDVAVPQLSGRGLGHTGGTLDKLEAISGWQAAMSNEQMMAQLDSVGAVICQAGSGLAPADRKLYALRDVTGTVEAIPLIASSIMSKKIAEGTGALVLDVKAGSGAFMKNQDLARELARTMVDLGKDAGVHTVALMTNMDVPLGLTVGNALEVRESIEVLAGGGPKDVVDLTVALAVEMLLGAKKDVSEQEVRAALNDGRAMDKWRAMIAAQGGDNDAPLPVGKESHQIVAERDGLLTSLDAMDVGVASWRLGAGRAQKNAPVQAGAGIEIHAKPGQQVTKGQPLMTLYTDTPDRFERAIESATNAVGIGNVGDTITGERLILDRIE
- a CDS encoding ABC transporter permease, which encodes MSISAPSTAAPKDESPQKPKETRFSGVLREITQSNATVVFLAIVAALLLAAVLVAAASSEVQRTAGYLFARPTDFFGAVWDAVGGAYYSLFRGAIFDPQAKDFTRMIKPITETLTSSTPLIFAGLGLGIGFRSGIFNIGAQGQVILGAVFSGFIGFTFQLPFGVHMLVAMIGGLLAGAFWGGIAGFLKARFGANEVIVTIMLNSIAGFLMSYLLTTSAFIRPGSNNPISQRVHDTAMFPNLLGDPFRLHLGFVFALLAAWAVWWLMERSTLGFKFRAVGFNADAARTAGIKVSATYLYVMLVSGALAGLGGVAQSLGTEGALQEGVAGSIGFDAITVALLGRSRPLGIVGAALLFGALRAGSPLMQAASNTPIDIVQVVQALVVLLIAAPPLVRAMFRLPVPAKEVQA
- a CDS encoding BMP family ABC transporter substrate-binding protein; translated protein: MKKFAKIAAIGAAAALTLAGCGTAPDETPSKSPEATSTDSAEPTPTDKVDFLGCMVSDFGGFDDKSFNETSYNGLKRAETELGITMKVAESTDASDYPVNINAMVQEGCDIIVNVGFGLADDTLDAAIKNPDTNFALVDSGVSEPQDNVKALLFNTQEAAFLAGYVAAGVTKTGTVATFGGMAFPSVTIFMDGFVDGVAAYNEANGTDVKAIGWDKETQKGSMTETFDEIGAGKTMSEDLINQGADIIMPVAGPVGAGALAAASEKEGIYVIGVDSDFFVEHPQYQDYVLTSVMKAMDLAVFETVQSAMKGEFSAETYVGTLANGGVALAEFHNLDSLVSDDVKKDVEDLKAKIISGELVIESPSATEVN
- a CDS encoding ABC transporter permease, with protein sequence MSSTTLSPVQPRELVHNVQPAISWKAPIAYAVIGVLCLVAFAFGSGAQDTTTFQLSTGRDTFKIAPIEMGSRSVAMTLSVMVLVLAGLAAYGAVKRIRFGAWLPTLVGLLSILAFLVWAAAGKDGSMPLPQLLGTGIILAVPLGFGAMSGLICERVGIINIAIEGQLLAGAFAAAVSATLLGNPYVALVAAPIAGALVAVLLAFFTIKYHVDQIVVGVVLNVLVVGVTSYLFSTVLKENKATWNTPPTLPTIEIPLLSDIPVIGSVLFNQNILVYLMFIFVIVLQFLLFRSRWGLRLRSVGEHPKAADTVGINVIRTRWINTMVGGAVAGLGGASFTVALGLGFGKEMTGGKGYIALAAMILGRWNPNGALAAALFFGFAEGLRGTLSVVGTPVPTQFLAMLPYLATIFAVAGLVGKVKAPAAEGVPYIK
- a CDS encoding cytidine deaminase, yielding MSRAQALAQDIDWSALRLAALEVMKKAYVPYSNFPVGAAGLAHDGRIVAGCNVENAGYGVTLCAECGLISDLVATGGGPLVAFVCVDGNGDVLMPCGRCRQLLWEHGGPDLVLDTVSGFKTMDQVLPDAFGPSDLKERAKK
- a CDS encoding siderophore-interacting protein; its protein translation is MSNESVQHAASDFRIAPVRNKDGFTARVTGSRRLSDQLIRVTFASPEIGSADFSVCTDRYVKLRFLLDGKPVRRSYTVRNFDKQACTLDIDFVVHGDHGVAGPWAQNAQPGDELEFSGVGGGYHPAPHAPWHLLIGDESALPAIAAALEQIPAGAKVHTFLEIADSSQRIELAHPDSVTWLSRTSEDNEVQPFGKVLAQAVMDYELPDEPGHVFLHGEANMVRALRRHLRAKGYPMSAMSISGYWRDGASDEMWRAQKQQWKQAVDQDEAQLQQS
- a CDS encoding adenosine deaminase, which produces MTTNLAVTREQLLALPKVVLHDHLDGGLRPQTIIDLAAEIGHVLPHDTATELGAWFVAAADSGSLERYLETFEHTVAVMQTRHGLIRVAQEMVADMVADGVIYAESRWAPEQHVAGGLTMQQAVDAVQEGIAAGVAQAAADGQFIEVHQILAAMRHLDRWDEVSDLALANRERGVCGFDIAGPEVGFLPDRFAQVWQKLALANFPVTIHAGEEPGIDSISRAVHVGQASRLGHGAYLSADITGLGTENARLGPLANWVRDAQIPLEVCPCSNLQTGVAATIAEHPITALRDLDFAVTINTDNRLMSGTSMTNEMFRLVSEAGWTVADLCDVTLAAAWGAFIHHDQRHALGQRILAGFEQDSN
- the deoC gene encoding deoxyribose-phosphate aldolase — encoded protein: MSQDLRAQVAKMVDHTLLKPESTPADVAALIAEAADLGVYSVCVSPSQLPVQIPQGSGVLVATVVGFPSGAVKSSVKAVEAAQAVADGADEVDMVINLGAVKAGDWDLVQSDIKAVRDGAPKPTVLKVIIESAALTDDEIVRACEASEAAGADFVKTSTGFHSAGGASEHAIKLMAQTVGTRLGIKASGGVRDGATARKMIAAGATRLGLSGTAGVLDSLDDQAQDQSAGSTGY
- a CDS encoding ABC transporter ATP-binding protein, coding for MKLELRGITKKFGSFTANDQIDLVIEEGEIHALLGENGAGKSTLMNVIYGLYDADEGQLLIDDQEESFSGPGDAMAAGIGMVHQHFMLVPVFTVAENVILGFEPTGKTGIISLKEARRRVKEISDKFGFNVDPDARVEDLPVGVQQRVEIIKALSRDAQVLILDEPTAVLTPQETDELIEIMRQLKANGTSIVFITHKLREVKAVADRITVIRRGKVVGTQSPDASETELASAMVGRSVNLGVDKETAKVGDVRLKIRDLSLLADNGVPVLQNIDLDVAAGEILAIAGVQGNGQTEITETILGMHPKAFGSIELNGAQILGNSIKEVLNQGIGFVPEDRSKDGMIAEFTIEENLILDVFDQPPFAKGWGIQQDVVAKNAAKYIDLFDVRTQSAKSLGSQLSGGNQQKVVLAREMSRPLQLFIASQPTRGLDVGSIEFVHKRIVSERDVGTAVIIVSTELDEVLALADRIAIMYEGKIVGIVGPETSRDVLGLMMAGLSLEEAQEQAAKHTTALGQADKASDNPIGGAL